The window TTCACGTCGTCCACAACGGCGTCGACACCGCGTTGTTCAAGCCCGCGCCCAAGGACGCCCAATGGCGCGACACGCTCGGCATACCCATTGATGCCCGGGTGATCATGACCGTCGGCAGAATCGTCGGCTGGAAAGGACTCGACACCATCGTCAAGGCTATCGCCGACCTGCCCGATGTGCATTACGTTTATGTCGGCCATGGACCGCATGAAGAAAAATTAAAGGAACTGGCAGAATCATTGTCCGTATCGGCCCGTGTTCATGCGGCCGGGGCGCTGCCGCATCAACAGATACCCGCGGCGATGAACCAGGCCGACATCTTCGCCCAGCCCTCCGTCGGCGAAGAGGCGTTCGGGATCACCGTCATCGAGGCGATGGCCTGCGGCTTGCCGGTACTCGCATCCGCGCAGGGCGGCATGCTGGAGATCATCACTTCCGGACACGACGGCATGCTGCTGCCACCGGGCGACGTCGACGCCTGGCGATCGGCCGTGGCTCTCCTGTCCGAGAATTCTGAACAACGCAAGCAGTTGAGTGATGACGCATTGACGACCGTACGGGACCGATTCACATGGATGGCCGGAGCCAACCAAATAAACAGTCTCATACTGAATATTGAGCATGCCAGTCATCGTTAACCATTCTTCACATCAAACGGCACACTGTCACATTACCTTGCCCATAGTTAAGACCATGTCACCCAACGCCTTGAGAAAACAACCATGCTAATGAAGAAACTTATAAAGCTAGTTTATTCTCTGGGCATAAGAAAAAAATACGGCCAGGTAGACCGGATACATTATCTACGCCGGCTTGCAAAGAAAAAGCATGCGCGCGACCTGTGGTATTACTCAAACAAGGATGCCGATCAGTACACCGCGGATTCCGATATGCTTGTTCTTAATGACTATCGGGGTGAAACATTCTTCTTTTACTGCAGCCTCCATCAACATACGGAACGCAGAATGTTGCTGGGAAGGCCAAACAATATACAAGGCCTGGATCTCCTTGCTCATTTTGTTCATGACGAGCCATGCACGATCCTGGACATCGGCGCCAATGTCGGATCTTACTGCGTCCCTTTAGCCAAGGCCTTCCAACATCTCAAGGTCTATGCCTACGAACCGAACCCTCATGCACTGAAACGGTTAAAATCGAACATTGAAGTCAACAAATTATCCAATATAACAACTCAAACGCTCGCCGCGGGCGCGAAGCCAGGCCGGCAAATGTTTCATGCAAACGCCGGCTCTGACATTGGCCTTTCTTCATTCTATGGGCTGTCGAACAAGCAACAGAATAACGACCTCATTGAAATAGAGATCGTAACCCTCGACCAACAACATAAAAATGAAAAAAATCCCATAGTCGCAATAAAAATAGATGTACAAGGATTTGAGTACGACGTGTTGGCTGGAGCAACCCAACTGATCACGCAACATAACCCTGCAATATTCTTTGAATACGAAGCCAATAACTTCCCTACTCAAGAAGAAGCGGAACAGAAAATAAACGAGCTGCGCGACTTCTTCAAGAGCTTGAATTACCAAACCTTTTACTTAACGAAAAAAGACTCCAGCTTAATGTTCCCCGTCGACTGGGAAGCACCACTGGATGGCGACATCCTGGCTCTCCCTCAAAACCCAAGCGCCGCGCCATAAATACATGCATGTACTTTATGCATTTCCGGAACCCCTGCCCCTGCCTCGCGCGCGTGGGGTACAGGTGGCGCATACCCTGGCTTCGCTACTCGAAGAGGGGCAGGACGTCAGCCTTGCCTATACACCCGAGGACGGCGCACCCGACCCGCTCGGCGCCTACGAATTACACCCCGGCTCGGAACTGAAAAAGCTGTCCCTGTCGCGACGCGCCAGCGGCTTGCTGGGTATCCTGCCTTTGCAATCGAACCGGTTTTTCAATCAACGGCTCGTCGGCTGGCTCAGGCATGAACAGGCACAAGGTTGCGCGCCTGATGCCATCATGACCCGTCATCTCAAGACG is drawn from Gammaproteobacteria bacterium and contains these coding sequences:
- a CDS encoding glycosyltransferase family 4 protein; its protein translation is MKIAIYNVTTGHQLGGIETYCIEMGKALNGLGHEVTLIAGQCENPNDVSPLKLELFEFRERSRFWNLGTRFKKLMERLSFARHTIKPVLKAGFDAIVIVKPYDFPFAWLLRKLGYKGQILFHTGGTDFFLTDRFFARAVDHFIACSEYTARQNGQRYSREFHVVHNGVDTALFKPAPKDAQWRDTLGIPIDARVIMTVGRIVGWKGLDTIVKAIADLPDVHYVYVGHGPHEEKLKELAESLSVSARVHAAGALPHQQIPAAMNQADIFAQPSVGEEAFGITVIEAMACGLPVLASAQGGMLEIITSGHDGMLLPPGDVDAWRSAVALLSENSEQRKQLSDDALTTVRDRFTWMAGANQINSLILNIEHASHR
- a CDS encoding FkbM family methyltransferase translates to MLMKKLIKLVYSLGIRKKYGQVDRIHYLRRLAKKKHARDLWYYSNKDADQYTADSDMLVLNDYRGETFFFYCSLHQHTERRMLLGRPNNIQGLDLLAHFVHDEPCTILDIGANVGSYCVPLAKAFQHLKVYAYEPNPHALKRLKSNIEVNKLSNITTQTLAAGAKPGRQMFHANAGSDIGLSSFYGLSNKQQNNDLIEIEIVTLDQQHKNEKNPIVAIKIDVQGFEYDVLAGATQLITQHNPAIFFEYEANNFPTQEEAEQKINELRDFFKSLNYQTFYLTKKDSSLMFPVDWEAPLDGDILALPQNPSAAP